From Paenibacillus polymyxa, the proteins below share one genomic window:
- a CDS encoding AI-2E family transporter produces MDQLTKSRLFRYGIWTLLGLVILYFIWLLRPLFFHLYEFLKTIIAPFAVAMIISYVLNPVVSMLGGRKVPRSVAVLLIYAVFLSSLIVILMNLIPMFIEQLDELNEHLPELTMHAQGLMTNMDSGILPQGVRTGMNQWFFQLENRMATGISTFMDNIGGMINMLFNVFIVPFLIFYILKDFDVFERTIVSYLPRSRRKAIVSVLKEIDQALGNYVRGQLLVCVIIGVMAYIGYMLIGMPYALLLAGVVALFNIVPYLGPFLGAAPAVIMASTVSLKMVLLVVVVNSCIQVLESNVISPQVVGRTLHLHPLAIIFALLVGGEIAGIAGLILAVPVMAVLKVGLQHFFAYYVKRKTI; encoded by the coding sequence ATGGACCAATTAACGAAAAGTAGACTGTTCCGGTACGGCATATGGACGCTGCTGGGACTTGTCATTCTATATTTTATCTGGCTGCTGAGACCTTTGTTTTTTCATTTGTATGAATTTCTGAAAACAATCATTGCTCCGTTTGCGGTAGCGATGATCATCTCCTATGTACTTAATCCTGTAGTCAGTATGCTGGGCGGTCGAAAGGTGCCTCGTAGTGTAGCTGTGCTGCTCATTTACGCTGTGTTTTTGTCCAGTCTTATTGTGATCCTGATGAATCTGATTCCGATGTTCATTGAACAACTGGATGAGCTGAATGAGCATCTGCCAGAGCTGACCATGCATGCGCAGGGACTAATGACGAATATGGACAGCGGTATTTTACCCCAAGGGGTGCGTACGGGGATGAATCAATGGTTTTTCCAACTGGAGAATCGGATGGCTACTGGGATTTCTACCTTTATGGACAACATCGGTGGGATGATCAACATGTTGTTTAATGTGTTCATCGTACCTTTTCTCATTTTTTATATTTTAAAGGATTTTGACGTGTTTGAACGGACGATTGTTTCTTATCTCCCGCGTTCTCGTCGTAAGGCGATTGTATCGGTGCTTAAGGAAATTGATCAGGCGCTTGGCAACTATGTCAGGGGCCAATTGCTGGTGTGCGTCATTATTGGCGTAATGGCGTATATTGGATATATGCTGATTGGCATGCCTTATGCGCTGTTGCTGGCCGGAGTTGTGGCTCTTTTTAATATTGTTCCATATTTGGGCCCCTTTTTGGGCGCTGCCCCGGCAGTAATTATGGCTTCTACGGTTTCTTTAAAAATGGTGCTTTTAGTGGTAGTCGTTAATTCCTGTATTCAAGTTCTGGAAAGTAATGTAATATCCCCTCAGGTGGTAGGGCGAACGCTGCATCTGCATCCGTTAGCCATTATTTTCGCTCTGCTAGTGGGTGGGGAAATTGCGGGAATTGCTGGCTTGATCTTGGCAGTTCCAGTGATGGCTGTTTTGAAGGTAGGGCTTCAGCATTTTTTTGCATATTACGTGAAGCGAAAAACAATCTAA
- the cymR gene encoding cysteine metabolism transcriptional regulator CymR, producing the protein MKISTKGRYGLTIMMELAARFGEGPTSLKSIAEKNQLSEHYLEQLIAPLRNAGLVKSIRGAYGGYILANEPSGVTAGDIIRVLEGPISPVDFTEEDDPAKRQLWLRIRDSIAEVLDSTTLKDLITYQEHDELDNYMFYI; encoded by the coding sequence TTGAAAATATCAACGAAAGGCCGTTACGGCCTGACCATTATGATGGAGCTTGCGGCCAGGTTTGGCGAAGGTCCAACTTCTTTAAAAAGTATTGCCGAAAAAAATCAGCTATCAGAGCATTATCTTGAGCAGCTCATTGCGCCTTTGCGTAATGCAGGTTTGGTAAAAAGTATCCGTGGTGCTTATGGCGGTTATATTTTGGCGAATGAACCGTCAGGCGTAACAGCAGGAGACATCATTCGTGTGCTGGAAGGCCCGATTTCTCCAGTTGATTTTACGGAAGAAGACGATCCGGCAAAACGCCAGCTCTGGCTGCGAATTCGTGACAGCATTGCTGAAGTGCTGGATTCAACTACACTCAAGGACTTGATCACATACCAAGAACATGATGAATTGGATAACTACATGTTTTATATTTGA
- a CDS encoding WXG100 family type VII secretion target, whose product MTTIKVTPEQLMTISKQFELAQQKVTQMNINLIKQISSMERFWDGVTKEQFYYSFQTSQKNMNDFVTLTDSIAKELRRHADKFRLADLLEAGNIDSSCLPPPPNSCAIPTPDTRNALEKSADSLVELGEDFMAAAEDRYEKRYDSVGGFLDYWTFGIPKGLYQGYAERASKQFDSGNDFFNFWTFGVHGTIREAMFPTNAWSKEHWANMIGTAGIFGGVSSVIKPKIGLGSSLKYEVKSGATIEVKGTSNRLSDTMLGKNDADPFRDIYGPGRLSHPEEWSTIIKNTQGAGVEVRILDRDIMAYAPKGSGKPGQLNIYEDASISALRHEYQHFLDDKAKGFPSLDVTYEFKNRIIMELRAYMVEIKEAERIGNKDLAEHLWNNYRDERQYLLENYGPVKLD is encoded by the coding sequence ATGACAACTATTAAAGTAACACCTGAGCAGCTTATGACTATCTCCAAGCAATTCGAACTTGCACAGCAAAAAGTGACCCAAATGAATATCAATTTAATAAAACAAATTTCATCTATGGAACGATTCTGGGATGGAGTGACCAAAGAGCAGTTCTATTATAGTTTCCAAACATCTCAGAAGAATATGAATGACTTTGTTACACTGACAGATTCTATTGCAAAAGAATTGCGTCGTCATGCGGATAAATTCAGGTTAGCTGATTTGCTGGAAGCAGGTAATATTGATTCAAGCTGCTTACCACCACCACCTAATTCATGTGCTATCCCTACTCCAGATACTAGAAATGCTTTGGAAAAATCAGCAGATAGTTTGGTAGAGCTTGGTGAGGATTTTATGGCTGCTGCGGAGGACAGGTACGAAAAACGCTATGACTCTGTAGGTGGATTTTTAGACTATTGGACGTTTGGAATTCCGAAAGGTTTGTATCAAGGATATGCAGAGCGTGCATCCAAGCAGTTTGATTCAGGGAATGATTTTTTTAACTTCTGGACTTTTGGTGTACATGGAACAATCAGAGAAGCAATGTTTCCTACAAATGCATGGTCAAAGGAACATTGGGCTAACATGATCGGTACAGCGGGAATATTTGGGGGAGTCAGTTCGGTAATTAAACCTAAGATTGGATTGGGCTCGTCATTAAAATATGAGGTGAAATCTGGGGCTACTATTGAAGTTAAAGGGACTTCGAATCGTTTATCTGATACGATGTTAGGTAAGAATGATGCTGATCCATTTAGGGATATATATGGTCCCGGACGACTTTCTCATCCAGAAGAGTGGAGTACCATTATTAAGAATACGCAAGGAGCCGGAGTTGAAGTTAGGATTCTAGATAGAGACATTATGGCGTATGCCCCCAAGGGATCAGGGAAGCCTGGGCAATTAAATATATATGAGGATGCTTCAATTAGTGCACTGCGGCATGAGTACCAACATTTTCTTGATGATAAAGCTAAAGGTTTTCCTAGTCTGGATGTAACATATGAATTCAAAAATAGGATTATTATGGAACTTAGAGCCTACATGGTCGAGATAAAAGAAGCAGAGAGGATTGGAAATAAGGACCTTGCAGAACACCTTTGGAACAATTACAGGGATGAACGGCAGTATCTTTTAGAGAATTATGGGCCAGTTAAACTAGATTGA
- the mnmA gene encoding tRNA 2-thiouridine(34) synthase MnmA yields the protein MAKANHETRVVVGMSGGVDSSVTALLLKEQGYDVIGIFMKNWDDTDEFGRCTAEEDAEDVRRVCEQIDIPYYTVNFEKEYFDKVFSYFLDEYKAGRTPNPDVMCNREIKFGEFLNKALDLGADYVATGHYARVVEEDGRFTLLRGVDSNKDQTYFLNALSQTQLSRAMFPIGHLPKPEVRKIAEAAGLYTAKKKDSTGVCFIGERNFKEFLSGYLPAKGGDMVDIATGEVKGRHDGLMYYTLGQRQGLGIGGSGSGEPWFVADKDLEKNILYVVQGDRHHSLYSTSLIATDVNWIEGADARPSGEFRCTAKFRYRQPDQQVTLQWLADGTVHVVFDVHQKAITPGQAVVFYDGERCLGGGTIDKVEKLQPETV from the coding sequence ATGGCTAAAGCCAATCATGAAACCCGTGTCGTCGTCGGCATGTCCGGTGGCGTCGACTCATCCGTTACCGCGCTGCTGCTAAAGGAGCAGGGCTATGACGTAATCGGCATCTTCATGAAAAATTGGGATGACACGGATGAATTTGGCCGTTGTACGGCTGAAGAGGATGCGGAGGATGTGCGCCGCGTCTGTGAACAGATCGACATTCCTTACTATACAGTCAATTTCGAAAAAGAATACTTCGATAAAGTATTCTCCTATTTTCTTGATGAATATAAAGCTGGACGCACACCCAATCCAGATGTCATGTGCAACCGTGAAATTAAGTTCGGCGAGTTTCTGAACAAAGCGCTGGATTTGGGAGCGGATTATGTTGCTACTGGACATTATGCACGGGTTGTAGAGGAAGACGGCCGCTTTACTTTGCTGCGAGGTGTGGACAGCAACAAGGATCAGACTTATTTCCTGAATGCATTAAGCCAAACACAGTTGTCGCGAGCCATGTTCCCGATCGGTCATCTGCCGAAACCAGAAGTGCGTAAAATCGCAGAAGCTGCGGGACTTTATACAGCCAAGAAAAAAGATAGCACGGGCGTATGCTTTATCGGCGAACGCAATTTTAAGGAGTTTCTGAGTGGATATCTGCCTGCAAAAGGTGGAGATATGGTGGATATTGCTACGGGTGAAGTCAAAGGACGCCACGATGGTCTGATGTACTATACACTGGGTCAACGACAAGGCTTGGGCATTGGCGGCTCAGGTTCAGGCGAACCATGGTTCGTAGCAGATAAGGATCTGGAGAAGAACATCCTGTATGTGGTACAAGGTGATCGTCACCACAGCCTGTATTCTACCAGCCTGATTGCCACGGATGTAAACTGGATTGAAGGCGCAGATGCACGTCCATCTGGCGAATTCCGCTGCACAGCCAAGTTCCGTTACCGTCAGCCTGACCAGCAAGTCACTTTACAATGGCTTGCGGATGGAACTGTGCATGTCGTATTTGATGTACATCAAAAGGCCATTACTCCTGGACAAGCTGTTGTATTTTATGACGGGGAACGTTGTCTGGGTGGGGGAACTATTGATAAGGTTGAAAAACTTCAGCCTGAAACGGTTTGA
- a CDS encoding PPK2 family polyphosphate kinase, producing MSDSLGMLTPGKKVSLKEWDPKDTKNIKNKEEIRQETDQLKERFAELQSKLFTEKKQAVLFVFQGMDCSGKDGVIKQVFSNLNPAGVTVHSFKSPTTEELSHDFLWRAHSVTPGRGYIAAFNRSYYEDVLITRVHGQVSDKQAKQNMKHIKHFEQLLLDSGVKVVKIFLHISKQFQLEKLIDRIEKPRKNWKLDPSDLQERKFWKQYTQYYEEVLELSATKQAPWYVVPSDNRWYRDYTVLRIAVQTLEEMKLSDPDPRPELKALLPELYKERDKK from the coding sequence ATGTCTGATTCATTAGGAATGCTGACACCGGGTAAGAAAGTTTCTTTGAAAGAATGGGACCCCAAGGATACGAAGAATATTAAAAATAAAGAAGAAATCCGACAGGAAACAGATCAATTGAAGGAACGCTTCGCAGAATTACAAAGCAAATTATTTACAGAGAAAAAACAAGCCGTTTTGTTTGTATTCCAGGGTATGGATTGCAGCGGAAAAGATGGCGTGATCAAGCAGGTATTTTCTAATCTTAACCCTGCCGGGGTGACTGTACACAGCTTCAAATCACCTACGACTGAGGAATTAAGCCATGATTTCTTGTGGCGCGCCCATAGCGTAACTCCAGGACGCGGATATATTGCGGCGTTCAACCGTTCTTACTACGAGGATGTGCTGATTACGCGTGTTCACGGACAGGTATCCGATAAGCAGGCCAAGCAGAATATGAAGCATATCAAGCATTTTGAACAGTTGTTGCTGGATAGTGGTGTAAAGGTGGTTAAAATCTTTTTACATATTTCAAAGCAATTTCAGTTGGAAAAGCTGATTGACCGGATTGAGAAGCCTCGCAAAAACTGGAAGCTTGATCCGAGTGATTTGCAGGAACGGAAATTTTGGAAGCAATATACCCAATACTATGAGGAGGTACTAGAGCTAAGTGCAACCAAGCAAGCACCTTGGTATGTTGTTCCTTCAGACAATCGTTGGTACAGAGATTATACTGTACTGCGTATTGCCGTCCAAACGCTAGAGGAAATGAAGCTGTCTGACCCTGATCCACGACCTGAACTCAAAGCCCTTTTACCTGAATTATACAAAGAACGAGATAAAAAATAG
- a CDS encoding cysteine desulfurase family protein: MNRIYLDHAASTPMHPEVAQTMMDIMTGQFGNASSVHAFGRDAKRTVSAARDAVAASLGCKPEEIIFTSGGTESDNLALFGTATADGRTSGHIITTAIEHHAVLHACDELEKAGYQVTYVPVNGFGRVNPADIEAAIRPDTFLISMMYANNEVGVIQPVQEVGQIAREHGIIFHVDAVQAFGHISIDCGNLPIDLLSVSGHKINGPQGVGALYIRQGTRIQPLMYGGLQEKKRRAGTENIAGIAGLAKAATLANASIEERGAHDMALRQTLLKALESSLGSHEFIINGDPEYFVPNVLNISFPAIGTETMLMNLDMEGIAAASGSACTSGSLELSHVLQAMDLPEDVLNSAIRFSFGLGNTTEEMEYTAKKIETIWKRLRTRY, translated from the coding sequence ATGAACAGAATTTATCTGGATCATGCCGCATCGACTCCTATGCATCCTGAGGTTGCGCAGACTATGATGGATATCATGACCGGCCAATTCGGCAACGCTTCGAGCGTTCATGCCTTTGGCCGCGATGCCAAGCGCACCGTCAGCGCAGCGCGGGATGCCGTTGCGGCCTCTTTGGGCTGCAAGCCTGAAGAAATTATATTTACGAGCGGAGGGACAGAGAGTGATAATCTGGCCCTGTTTGGGACGGCTACGGCAGATGGTCGTACTTCCGGCCATATTATTACAACCGCGATTGAACATCACGCCGTGCTTCATGCTTGCGATGAGCTGGAAAAAGCAGGATACCAGGTGACCTATGTCCCAGTCAATGGTTTTGGGCGTGTGAATCCTGCGGACATTGAGGCAGCTATTCGCCCGGATACTTTTTTGATCAGCATGATGTATGCCAACAATGAGGTGGGCGTCATTCAGCCGGTCCAAGAAGTAGGACAGATTGCGAGAGAGCATGGAATTATATTTCATGTAGATGCAGTTCAAGCCTTCGGGCATATATCCATCGACTGCGGGAACCTCCCGATTGACTTACTTAGTGTGTCTGGCCATAAGATTAACGGACCGCAAGGAGTGGGTGCACTGTATATCCGTCAGGGTACACGCATTCAGCCGCTAATGTATGGAGGACTTCAGGAGAAGAAACGCCGTGCAGGAACAGAAAACATCGCCGGCATTGCTGGGCTGGCTAAAGCCGCAACTCTTGCCAATGCTTCCATTGAAGAGCGAGGAGCACATGATATGGCTCTTCGCCAAACGCTGCTAAAAGCGTTGGAAAGCTCTCTGGGCAGTCATGAGTTTATAATCAATGGCGATCCTGAATATTTTGTGCCTAATGTGCTAAATATTAGCTTTCCGGCCATTGGTACAGAGACCATGCTGATGAATCTCGATATGGAAGGAATCGCAGCGGCCAGCGGCTCAGCCTGCACTTCAGGGTCTCTAGAGCTATCACATGTGTTGCAGGCGATGGATCTTCCTGAAGATGTTTTGAATTCAGCGATTCGATTTAGCTTCGGTTTGGGTAATACTACGGAAGAAATGGAATACACGGCCAAGAAAATTGAAACTATATGGAAGCGGCTGCGTACTAGGTACTAG
- a CDS encoding PRC-barrel domain-containing protein, whose amino-acid sequence MRLQDMIGLAVFDVEDGKQIGKIHDFMLTADWRITGIELEGKGLFSSHVKMVAWDDIVAYGEDAIMIRNQQAVRKTEAHDIQHTYLLGPGKLKDLSVLTEEGLMLGHISDVYFDQEMGNNIIGLEISDGFVSDIIEGRKWLPCTEDMSIGENAVMVPPLSEQRLEKAIYSVNG is encoded by the coding sequence ATGAGGCTTCAAGACATGATCGGACTTGCTGTTTTCGATGTCGAGGACGGGAAGCAGATTGGTAAAATACATGACTTTATGTTGACAGCTGATTGGCGAATTACAGGGATTGAGCTAGAAGGTAAAGGGCTTTTTTCATCTCATGTCAAAATGGTGGCCTGGGATGACATCGTTGCTTATGGTGAGGATGCGATTATGATTCGCAATCAGCAGGCCGTCCGTAAAACAGAGGCCCATGATATACAACATACGTACTTGCTTGGACCCGGTAAACTGAAGGATTTATCCGTGCTAACAGAGGAAGGGCTTATGCTCGGGCACATCTCGGATGTTTATTTTGACCAGGAAATGGGCAATAACATAATAGGCTTGGAAATCAGCGATGGTTTTGTATCGGATATTATTGAAGGGCGGAAATGGCTGCCCTGCACCGAAGATATGTCCATCGGGGAAAATGCTGTTATGGTTCCCCCGTTAAGCGAGCAGCGTCTGGAAAAAGCCATATATTCTGTTAATGGATAG
- a CDS encoding methyl-accepting chemotaxis protein, which translates to MNLKMKLILLFTCIVIVAAGPLSVISMTSVKNQANHDIQELMNSKASETVNQLDGWTGGKAEIIETLAASLESSDISSDAKIASLKAAFQNYKDQNISNIYAGYEDGSYWDGSGWFEEGYDPRARPWYKDAKTKGEMYYSSPYTDAGSNDFTISIAKPLKDANGSITGVVSEDIMLNDMTKMIKGIDLNGLGYAFLIDQKGVVIAHPDNKLAGKNLKETPELGSSTATLLSTASGKTDYSYNGSDRQLYFKRMPSTGWIVGLSISKDIAFQEYYSTRNQLIITVAIILVVAMLLAIWAANNFIKPIRRLQTNVKRIAEGDMTARVDIKGKDEIASLGTDFNLMSDNLSHLLRKVSDTASDVSSASHDMHQHAKDTGTIASQISSAVQELAQGASDQAEAVYSGSEKLTHMTGSINQIGESVKRTQTAVFETDSAVLAGYETAERQAKLAAESRQTTTAAGEAVDSLTLKTQDIGRLAGAIHDIAAQTNLLALNASIEAARAGEHGRGFAVVAGEVRKLAEQAGSSSDSIMSKLEEIKIAGVQSAEEMKKALAVTVEQEHAAIATRQAFESIRGASQHMLAQIEDVSAAADHLRVNAGHISDVISSVVAVSEQSAASTEEVASSVQEQGHAMNNIADLSAKLDSHADLLLEEVKRFKL; encoded by the coding sequence ATGAACTTAAAAATGAAGCTTATTCTCCTTTTCACTTGCATTGTAATCGTTGCAGCTGGGCCTTTATCCGTCATTAGCATGACAAGTGTTAAAAATCAGGCCAATCATGATATCCAAGAGCTTATGAACAGCAAAGCTTCCGAAACCGTCAATCAGCTCGACGGATGGACAGGCGGCAAAGCTGAAATTATTGAAACATTAGCTGCGAGTCTGGAATCCAGCGATATTTCATCAGATGCCAAAATAGCATCTCTGAAAGCAGCTTTCCAAAACTATAAGGATCAAAATATTTCCAACATTTATGCAGGGTATGAAGATGGATCTTACTGGGATGGATCTGGCTGGTTTGAAGAGGGTTACGATCCTCGCGCTCGTCCGTGGTACAAGGACGCCAAAACCAAGGGAGAAATGTACTATTCCTCACCTTATACTGATGCAGGCAGCAATGACTTCACCATTTCCATTGCTAAACCTCTCAAGGATGCCAACGGCTCGATCACCGGGGTAGTCAGCGAGGATATTATGCTCAACGATATGACAAAAATGATTAAAGGCATAGACTTGAACGGATTGGGCTACGCATTTCTGATTGACCAAAAGGGAGTCGTAATCGCGCATCCAGACAACAAGCTGGCTGGCAAAAACCTCAAGGAAACCCCCGAGTTAGGATCATCGACCGCGACCCTGCTCAGCACAGCTTCGGGAAAAACAGACTATAGCTACAATGGCAGTGACCGTCAGCTTTATTTTAAAAGAATGCCTAGCACAGGCTGGATTGTAGGCCTGTCTATTTCTAAAGATATTGCTTTTCAGGAATATTACTCCACTCGTAATCAGTTGATTATTACTGTTGCTATCATTTTAGTCGTTGCTATGCTGCTGGCGATCTGGGCGGCAAACAACTTTATCAAGCCGATTCGCAGACTCCAAACAAATGTCAAACGGATAGCTGAAGGCGATATGACCGCTCGTGTAGATATTAAGGGTAAAGATGAAATTGCCAGTCTGGGGACAGATTTTAACCTCATGTCAGACAATCTCTCTCACCTGTTGCGCAAGGTATCAGATACAGCTAGCGATGTCAGTTCCGCTTCCCATGATATGCATCAACACGCCAAAGATACAGGAACCATTGCGTCACAAATCTCCAGTGCAGTTCAGGAGCTAGCGCAAGGAGCCAGCGACCAAGCCGAGGCGGTATATTCCGGTTCTGAGAAGCTGACACACATGACAGGCTCCATCAACCAGATTGGCGAAAGTGTCAAACGGACCCAAACTGCTGTATTCGAAACTGATTCTGCTGTGCTGGCCGGCTATGAAACAGCAGAGCGTCAAGCGAAACTGGCAGCCGAGTCCAGACAAACAACCACTGCGGCAGGAGAAGCGGTAGATTCACTCACGCTGAAAACCCAGGATATTGGGCGGCTGGCCGGGGCCATCCACGATATCGCCGCACAAACAAACCTACTGGCCCTCAATGCATCCATTGAAGCGGCACGGGCCGGGGAACACGGACGAGGTTTTGCCGTCGTCGCGGGAGAAGTGAGAAAGCTGGCCGAACAAGCAGGTAGCTCCAGTGACAGTATCATGAGTAAGCTGGAAGAAATTAAAATTGCGGGAGTACAAAGCGCGGAAGAAATGAAGAAGGCTCTTGCTGTAACTGTAGAGCAGGAGCATGCTGCCATTGCAACGAGACAGGCGTTTGAATCCATACGTGGCGCTTCTCAGCACATGCTTGCCCAAATTGAAGATGTTTCTGCTGCAGCAGATCATCTGCGTGTAAATGCCGGACATATTTCTGATGTCATCTCCAGCGTTGTCGCTGTTTCTGAGCAAAGTGCAGCATCTACCGAGGAAGTAGCTTCCTCAGTACAAGAACAAGGTCATGCTATGAACAATATTGCCGACCTTTCTGCCAAACTTGATTCTCATGCAGATCTTTTATTGGAAGAGGTCAAACGCTTTAAATTGTAA
- the crcB gene encoding fluoride efflux transporter CrcB, producing MKDVLFVAAGGALGTSARYSIQLLLPAAGADFPFGVLLMNWLGCLFLGWFFTVTLRSWRINPRWRLAIGTGFTGGFTTFSTFTVDAVRLTVHDRMLTAILYLLLSVGGGLFLTWAGIRLGTKMTQVAPKEEHL from the coding sequence ATGAAAGACGTACTATTCGTCGCAGCAGGTGGAGCGCTCGGAACCTCTGCTCGCTACAGTATACAATTATTATTGCCTGCGGCTGGGGCAGACTTTCCATTTGGCGTCCTGTTAATGAATTGGCTTGGCTGCCTGTTTCTCGGCTGGTTTTTTACGGTGACCTTGCGATCGTGGCGGATCAACCCCCGCTGGCGACTTGCCATCGGAACAGGCTTTACAGGGGGATTTACCACCTTTTCCACCTTTACAGTGGATGCTGTACGCCTCACGGTTCACGATCGTATGCTGACGGCTATATTGTACTTGCTGCTTAGCGTAGGCGGGGGTTTGTTTTTGACGTGGGCAGGTATCCGTTTAGGCACAAAAATGACACAGGTTGCCCCCAAGGAGGAACATTTATGA
- the crcB gene encoding fluoride efflux transporter CrcB: MIWWAAAGGMVGTLARYGLGMWAGKRLGTVFPWGTWIINISGSLLLGWLYGEFAQHNLSPALWMLLGTGFCGGYTTFSTFGYESLQLMEHNKYRRMAMYVLSSVIVGVIAAAIGYRVSYTL; the protein is encoded by the coding sequence ATGATTTGGTGGGCGGCAGCAGGTGGAATGGTGGGTACACTAGCGAGATACGGGCTTGGCATGTGGGCCGGAAAAAGGTTGGGTACTGTATTCCCGTGGGGGACGTGGATCATTAATATTAGCGGTTCATTGCTGCTAGGCTGGCTGTATGGCGAGTTTGCGCAACACAATTTGTCTCCTGCACTCTGGATGCTACTGGGAACCGGTTTTTGTGGCGGCTACACCACCTTTTCTACATTCGGCTATGAATCTCTTCAACTGATGGAACACAATAAATACCGACGTATGGCTATGTATGTATTATCTTCTGTAATAGTAGGAGTTATAGCTGCAGCAATCGGGTACAGGGTCAGTTATACCTTATAA